Below is a window of Malus domestica chromosome 13, GDT2T_hap1 DNA.
GTGGTCGTGATGGACAACTGCGTTCAAGATGCTTTCAAAAAGCTCTCTGCTCATCCAATACCGCCTCCGAAAATCATGAGGAGGATATCTCGGACGTTCGATGAAATAATCTTTCATCATCCGGTCATGACACTCTTCTCTATCATGCTGCACAAAGCAATGTCCCGTGACAGAATCACGATAGCTAGATTCGGCATGGTGCTCATATTGCATAAGCAAGTTTGCAAATTTGGCTTCTTCATTGTTCATTTCTACATCCGCAGTTGCAAGGCTTACTTGGTATTGTGACATCTACATTGACAAGCTACGCCTTCTTCTATCAcccattgatgagatattgatgaTGTTGAAGGTTTGCGTTTCATGTGTGTAGGTTTGTGTTTCTTGTGTTTTGTATGTATTTGGTATGTGTTTCGTGTGTGTCATATGTTTCACATGTTTGGTGTGttatacatctctatcatgtgttttgtatatgcttcataTCTGTTATGTGTGTCTTGTGTGTCTTGTGTGTttcatgtattttgtgtttatacatctctatcatgattttcatattcTTCCATAGTGTTTCATAAGTTTCATGTATCAATTTAGTAATTTTTCAACATTTatcgaaatttaaatatttttaggttaaaatgttcataaaattaatttaggataatttacattttttttataaaaaaaaaagttaatttaaaaaaaaatagcctaaattcattctttaataatctaggctaaaattttaggccataaaggttggagcagaaaaactgtttcttAGTTAAAACCTATATTTtttgggctaaaaattttaggttttagatcaagggtttggagatggtcttagaagAGTTTTCTTCCAGTTAGAAATCAGTTCTTGCATTTATAGGACATGTTAAAAGCTCACGTACCTCAACTAGTTGGAGCTACTAATTGATGAACTGGATTATTTAGGTTTCGTTCAGCTACCTAATGCTACTCCTTGCTCAGATATGGACTTTTTATACAGATGGAAATAGAGAGGATTACAGTTTCGGTTTTATATACAGCGAAATAATGGCGCTGCTTTGTAATTTCTGTTTTCATGACACTATCTCCAGGGCCTCTCTTGATTGTCCAAGCATATTGAATACTGTTGCTGCAATGTGTGAAGGGGTGAGTCCGGCTTCGGCCAATTGATCAACAGGGGAACCGTGGTCAATGTACCGGTCAGGAAGAACAATCGGTCTCCACTACAAGTTATAGACATCAATGTGAGTTTTTCAGGAATTTGAGTATAATGTTAATGCAAGTCATTGAGACATCATACTAAGTATGTCGTAACAAACGACACATTCATACCTTGAGTTTTCCATCAAGAAGGCCATCGAGGGCCAGGAAATGAGCAACGTGAGAACCAAACCCTCCGATGGATCCTTCTTCGACGGTAATCAAAATCTCATGTGACTTCACAAGGCTTCGAATGAGAGCTCGGTCCAGTGGTTTGCAAAATCGTGCATCAGCAACTGTTAGGCGCAAACCACGGGATTCCACCAAAGAAGAGGCAGCCAAACAGCTCTGTACTGCTGCTCCGTAACCCAAAAGTGCAACTCTTTCCCCTTCGATCAATATTCTTCCCCTTCCTACCTGTAGGCAAATTGCCAAATATTCAATTATCTTGTAAGTATTGAGACATATgtttgctatatatatatatatagtagcaGAGACTGCTGAAAGTCACCTCGAGAGGAGTGCCTTTATTCCCTAGTGGCAGCTCAACGCCAACACCATTTCCTCTTGGGTATCGGAAACAACTTGGCCGGTCATCTATGGCAGCAGCAGTGGCTACCATATGGAAAAGCTCTGCCTCATCAGAAGGGGCCATCACTACCATGTTAGGCAGACATGCCATGAAAGTGACATCAAAAGAACCAGAATGCGTAGGACCGTCAGCTCCGACCAGTCCAGCTCTGTCCATAGCAAATCTAACCGGAAGCTTTTGCAAATCTACGTCATGTACTACCTGCGGCATGAACGCGGAAGTCAATCTTTAAGTTTATATACTCTTTCAGTAATATTCTGACTACCTAAGAATAGCACCGTATGAGTTTTTTGAAGGAAGATAAAATGATGGAAGAAGTTAAAGATGAAAGAAACTAATAGCTTGCCTGGTCATAAGCTCTCTGCAAGAAAGATGAGTAAATTGCACAGAAAGGTTTTAGGCCTTCACAGGCCAGACCTGCAGCAAAAGTAACTGCATGCTGTTCTGCTATTCCAACATCAAAGCATCTTGTTGGAAAACGGCGGAGGAAGAGATTCAACCCTGTTCCACCTCCCATTGCAGCATGGATCGCAACAATATCTTTGTCCGCTTCAGCTTCGGCAATCAAAGCCTCTGCAAAGTATGTTGTGTAAGATTGTGTACTAGCACTGGCCTTGAATTGCTTTCCGGTTGCAGGATCAAACTTGGCCACTCCTGCAATATCAAAAGAAAACTACTTTATTCATCTTTCATTGACTTTATCCAAATTAAGCATATGCAGACGACATGAATGAGATCTTTTTAACTGCATTAAAGACGTTCAGTCTTCCTTCTATAGCATTATCAGCGAATAAATTGTTTCCGTACAATAATGGATTAATTTCAGAAAATAATTCAATGAATAATAATGCACTCGTGTGCTCAACTGCCTCTTCGGAAAGAAATGTATATTACCATGGTACTTGTCTGCCGCTTTTTCTGCATACGGATATCCCCGGCCTTTCTCAGTGACAAGGTGGATCAGGACAGGACCCGTTGTTTTGGTAATTTTAACCTCTTTGAGAATGGAAATAAGATCATCTATGTTGTGACCATCAACTGGACCTATATAATATAATCCAAGCTCTTCAAATAGTGATGAACCAGAACCACTGATCATTCCTCGAGCATACTCATCAACTTTTGCTGCCAGATTATGCACAGAGCCACCAATTTGTTTGGTAACTCCCTGCAAAAATCTCAAATCAAAGTTGAACCCTAATTAGACTTGGCGCATTTTGGAATGCAAGTGTTTTCTTTATGCTTAATTATGTTTAGACTTCAGTATTACTTACCTTGGCAACCTCTCTTAATTCTCTGAGTGGCCTGTTTGATTGTAATCTACTGAGAGCACTACTCAAAGCTCCTACTGGCGGGATGGGTCCGTCGAGACTGGCAGTAGGTAAAGAAACCTGTTTATTGTCATTAAGGATAATAATCATGTCAGAATCAAGGTACCCCGCATTGTTCATGGCTTCATATGCTTGTCCTGCTGTCATGGCACCATCACCTATTACAGCAACTACATGATTATTTCCTCCCCTTAGATCCCTCCCTACTGCCATCCCTGCATTTTCAATAACATCCCAGattataaaaaccaaaaacaggAATGGACCTTGCGACCTAAGAATGTAATCCGGACTCTAGAAATTAAATAGAAGTCAGTAAAAGGAATCTGATTTTTCCAGCGCGAGGATGATAACATTTTTCCATGGCATTAGATGCATGATGCAATATCAATTCGTAAATAGTTACATGAGAGTATAGTAAAAGGAATCTGAATTCTTTCATATAGACAATTATAGACATATTGTTAAAGTTAGGTTTCTAATTTGTTCTAGAATAAATAATCTTATCATTACAGTCTGCAAAACTTACCGAGGGACATTCACTTGATCTGATCCCGATTGTTAAACGGAAACCTTTTACCTCATATCATCGGTTAATATTCTAATCTTAAACTCAATTGATAACCAAAAAGGAACACTAACAAGTTCAATACACTTGAGTTGTCAATGTTGAGCAGAGAAGGAAATTACCCAAGCCTGCAGAGATAGTGGTAGAACTGTGACCAGTGCCAAAGCAATCGTACTCGCTCTCAGAGCGCTTAGTGAAGCCGGCCAACCCATTTGTCTGTCTCATGGTGTGCATCTTATCTCTCCTTCCAGTCAAGATTTTGTGTGGGTAAGACTAGAcaaatcaaaaaacaaaattcacaaTCAAACATGGAAAAAGTTGAAGTTATCACATCAAAGCTTTTTCGATATCAGAAAAAGAGAGCAACCCAAGAAAGAAGGTGAGGTTGAAACCTGATGGCCAACATCCCACAAAATTCTGTCCTGAGGAG
It encodes the following:
- the LOC103453010 gene encoding probable 1-deoxy-D-xylulose-5-phosphate synthase, chloroplastic — encoded protein: MALCTFSFPADISRSAASADAQKSLFSVGTSLPCPSQQKLNQVVRKRPSGICASLSEREEYYSQRPPTPLLDTINYPIHMKNLSVKELKQLADELRSDVIFNVSKTGGHLGSSLGVVELTVAVHYVFNAPQDRILWDVGHQSYPHKILTGRRDKMHTMRQTNGLAGFTKRSESEYDCFGTGHSSTTISAGLGMAVGRDLRGGNNHVVAVIGDGAMTAGQAYEAMNNAGYLDSDMIIILNDNKQVSLPTASLDGPIPPVGALSSALSRLQSNRPLRELREVAKGVTKQIGGSVHNLAAKVDEYARGMISGSGSSLFEELGLYYIGPVDGHNIDDLISILKEVKITKTTGPVLIHLVTEKGRGYPYAEKAADKYHGVAKFDPATGKQFKASASTQSYTTYFAEALIAEAEADKDIVAIHAAMGGGTGLNLFLRRFPTRCFDVGIAEQHAVTFAAGLACEGLKPFCAIYSSFLQRAYDQVVHDVDLQKLPVRFAMDRAGLVGADGPTHSGSFDVTFMACLPNMVVMAPSDEAELFHMVATAAAIDDRPSCFRYPRGNGVGVELPLGNKGTPLEVGRGRILIEGERVALLGYGAAVQSCLAASSLVESRGLRLTVADARFCKPLDRALIRSLVKSHEILITVEEGSIGGFGSHVAHFLALDGLLDGKLKWRPIVLPDRYIDHGSPVDQLAEAGLTPSHIAATVFNMLGQSREALEIVS